A single region of the Tigriopus californicus strain San Diego chromosome 8, Tcal_SD_v2.1, whole genome shotgun sequence genome encodes:
- the LOC131884470 gene encoding protein C19orf12-like isoform X2, translated as MVISSSDLLQVVSLLSAEQNLQVTVNQSLKGGAIAGLGAFLGGLALGPRGLAIGGASGGLLAAVLAEDSFKSVADVIRYDMKNDDREQLVALVRGIIHDVDAQDLIALTAVVNATPALKRHIITEVTRFFSRRMNVTIQ; from the coding sequence ATGGTTATCTCTTCCAGCGATCTACTCCAAGTTGTCTCATTGCTGAGTGCAGAACAAAATCTCCAAGTTACAGTCAACCAATCGCTTAAAGGTGGTGCCATTGCCGGATTGGGAGCATTTCTGGGAGGATTAGCACTTGGACCTCGTGGTTTAGCCATTGGTGGAGCAAGTGGAGGACTCTTGGCTGCTGTGCTGGCTGAGGACTCGTTCAAATCGGTGGCTGATGTGATTCGATACGATATGAAAAACGATGACCGTGAACAGTTAGTTGCTCTCGTCAGAGGTATCATTCATGACGTGGATGCGCAAGATTTGATCGCTCTTACGGCTGTAGTGAATGCCACGCCAGCCTTGAAAAGGCACATCATTACCGAAGTCACTCGCTTCTTTAGTCGCAGAATGAACGTGACTATTCAATga
- the LOC131884467 gene encoding uncharacterized protein LOC131884467: protein MNQGYNPNNAQSDHGASANKSPSKHGRRRQRPNKGRKKAAGALEQGQQPQQAQQGPSRGVSGRKSTRRRQSTVNPNVFLAVQVSSAIIHENVRYFQESLVERNPKYFYFRVPVPKCHVTLKVFNAPPQHIDSILQAMERAVASNHEPIHLEFDGVNDFDDKVVFAQLTPNPALDALRKKLIKAINRLNVLDHPLTVDKYEPHLTLMKTSRCKDKKLRQMEIDLEHYEDLIHCYFGQESVGSVQLLSMELMGERNGYYFSHGEVHFAEVFESTYTDHSWCCNESFPKPLQEPESSLSTESISVPPKVLVPPRIERFWNHRSIQMIFNPKTLIVASLVALLTWKLRGSVKK, encoded by the coding sequence ATGAACCAAGGTTACAATCCAAACAATGCACAATCGGATCATGGTGCTTCTGCGAATAAAAGTCCCTCTAAACACGGAAGGAGAAGGCAAAGGCCGAACAAGGGCAGAAAAAAGGCCGCCGGTGCGCTTGAACAGGGCCAACAGCCTCAACAAGCTCAACAAGGTCCATCGCGCGGCGTTTCTGGTCGAAAATCCACTCGGAGAAGACAATCGACTGTCAACCCTAACGTGTTTCTTGCTGTTCAAGTGTCAAGCGCCATTATCCATGAAAATGTACGATATTTTCAAGAGTCCCTTGTGGaaagaaatcccaaatatTTCTACTTTCGGGTGCCTGTTCCGAAATGCCACGTGACGTTGAAGGTATTCAATGCACCACCCCAGCATATCGACAGCATTCTTCAAGCCATGGAGAGGGCTGTGGCTTCGAACCATGAACCAATTCATTTGGAGTTCGATGGCGTGAACGATTTTGACGATAAGGTGGTTTTTGCCCAGCTTACCCCAAATCCAGCATTGGATGCCTTGCGCAAAAAATTGATCAAGGCAATTAATCGTCTCAATGTACTCGACCATCCGCTAACAGTGGACAAGTATGAGCCTCATCTGACTTTAATGAAAACCAGCCGCTGCAAGGATAAGAAGTTGCGCCAAATGGAGATCGATCTCGAGCATTACGAGGATTTGATACATTGCTATTTTGGCCAGGAATCTGTGGGCAGTGTTCAATTGCTATCGATGGAACTAATGGGCGAACGGAACGGCTACTATTTCTCGCATGGAGAGGTACATTTTGCTGAAGTGTTTGAGAGCACTTATACCGATCACTCATGGTGTTGCAATGAGTCATTTCCGAAACCTTTACAAGAACCCGAGAGTTCTCTGAGCACGGAAAGTATTTCGGTCCCACCTAAAGTTCTAGTCCCACCTAGGATCGAGAGGTTTTGGAATCATCGTTCCATCCAAATGATTTTTAACCCAAAGACTTTGATCGTTGCCAGTTTGGTCGCTCTCTTGACGTGGAAACTACGTGGAAGCGTAAAAAAGTGA
- the LOC131884470 gene encoding protein C19orf12 homolog isoform X1 gives MRANLLLISIPSPVDTSFGHITKKACWTRDLLQVVSLLSAEQNLQVTVNQSLKGGAIAGLGAFLGGLALGPRGLAIGGASGGLLAAVLAEDSFKSVADVIRYDMKNDDREQLVALVRGIIHDVDAQDLIALTAVVNATPALKRHIITEVTRFFSRRMNVTIQ, from the exons ATGAGAGCAAATCTTCTTCTTATCTCAATCCCATCGCCAGTGGACACATCTTTTGGTCACATAACCAAAAAAGCTTGCTGGACGCG CGATCTACTCCAAGTTGTCTCATTGCTGAGTGCAGAACAAAATCTCCAAGTTACAGTCAACCAATCGCTTAAAGGTGGTGCCATTGCCGGATTGGGAGCATTTCTGGGAGGATTAGCACTTGGACCTCGTGGTTTAGCCATTGGTGGAGCAAGTGGAGGACTCTTGGCTGCTGTGCTGGCTGAGGACTCGTTCAAATCGGTGGCTGATGTGATTCGATACGATATGAAAAACGATGACCGTGAACAGTTAGTTGCTCTCGTCAGAGGTATCATTCATGACGTGGATGCGCAAGATTTGATCGCTCTTACGGCTGTAGTGAATGCCACGCCAGCCTTGAAAAGGCACATCATTACCGAAGTCACTCGCTTCTTTAGTCGCAGAATGAACGTGACTATTCAATga